Proteins from a single region of Streptomyces spectabilis:
- the metG gene encoding methionine--tRNA ligase has translation MAATGSEKQGADENAKAFYVSTPIYYVNDAPHLGHAYTTVAGDVLTRWHRQRGEKVWYLTGTDEHGQKIMRTAEANGVTPQEWCDKLVEEAWRPLWEHLEIANDDFIRTTEKRHTDRVQEFVQDLYDKGEIYKGGYEGPYCVGCEEYKLPGELLDGEGAYDGQKLCPIHKKPVELLSEENYFFKLSEYGDKLLEHYAANPGFIQPESARNEVVNFVKQGLQDLSISRSTFDWGVPVPWDDKHVIYVWVDALLNYATAVGYNENPAKFGDTFPANVHLVGKDILRFHAVIWPAMLMAQGLPLPGKVAANGWLMVGGEKMSKSNLTGIKPQDLTSHFGVDAYRWYFLRAIAFGQDGSFSWEDFTARYTSELANDYGNLASRVAAMVGKYFGGALPAAAADGPAETAVHEGLAQAVAAADRKIGEDLDFQGGILAVFDFVKQVNGYITEQEPWKVAKDESEEGKARLATILYTAAESLRGVAVLLNAVMPDTSQKLWDSLGAEASLGALADQKVQDAGVWGLLPAGSTVTKGAVLFPRLEEPKKA, from the coding sequence ATGGCGGCCACTGGATCCGAGAAGCAGGGAGCGGACGAGAACGCGAAGGCGTTCTACGTCTCGACCCCCATCTACTACGTAAACGACGCTCCTCACCTGGGCCACGCCTACACGACCGTCGCAGGCGACGTGCTCACGCGCTGGCACCGGCAGCGCGGCGAGAAGGTGTGGTACCTCACCGGCACGGACGAGCACGGTCAGAAGATCATGCGCACGGCCGAGGCGAACGGCGTGACGCCGCAGGAGTGGTGCGACAAGCTCGTCGAGGAGGCCTGGCGCCCCCTCTGGGAGCACCTGGAGATCGCCAACGACGATTTCATCCGCACCACCGAGAAGCGGCACACGGACCGCGTCCAGGAGTTCGTGCAGGACCTGTACGACAAGGGCGAGATCTACAAGGGCGGCTACGAGGGCCCGTACTGCGTCGGCTGTGAGGAGTACAAGCTCCCGGGCGAGCTGCTCGACGGCGAGGGCGCGTACGACGGCCAGAAGCTCTGCCCGATCCACAAGAAGCCGGTCGAGCTGCTCAGCGAGGAGAACTACTTCTTCAAGCTGAGCGAGTACGGCGACAAGCTCCTCGAGCACTACGCCGCGAACCCCGGCTTCATCCAGCCCGAGTCCGCGCGCAACGAGGTCGTGAACTTCGTCAAGCAGGGGCTCCAGGACCTCTCGATCTCCCGCTCCACCTTCGACTGGGGCGTCCCGGTCCCCTGGGACGACAAGCACGTCATCTACGTGTGGGTCGACGCGCTGCTCAACTACGCCACGGCCGTGGGGTACAACGAGAACCCGGCGAAGTTCGGCGACACCTTCCCGGCGAACGTGCACCTCGTGGGCAAGGACATCCTCCGCTTCCACGCGGTCATCTGGCCCGCGATGCTGATGGCCCAGGGCCTCCCGCTGCCCGGCAAGGTCGCCGCCAACGGCTGGCTGATGGTCGGCGGCGAGAAGATGTCGAAGTCGAACCTGACCGGCATCAAGCCGCAGGACCTGACCTCGCACTTCGGCGTCGACGCCTACCGCTGGTACTTCCTGCGCGCCATCGCCTTCGGCCAGGACGGGTCCTTCTCCTGGGAGGACTTCACCGCCCGCTACACCAGCGAGCTGGCCAACGACTACGGCAACCTCGCCTCGCGCGTGGCCGCCATGGTCGGCAAGTACTTCGGCGGCGCGCTGCCCGCCGCCGCGGCGGACGGCCCGGCGGAGACCGCGGTGCACGAGGGCCTGGCGCAGGCCGTCGCCGCGGCGGACCGGAAGATCGGCGAAGACCTCGACTTCCAGGGCGGCATCCTCGCCGTCTTCGACTTCGTGAAGCAGGTCAACGGCTACATCACGGAGCAGGAGCCGTGGAAGGTGGCCAAGGACGAATCCGAGGAGGGCAAGGCCCGCCTCGCCACCATCCTCTACACCGCCGCCGAGTCGCTGCGCGGCGTCGCCGTGCTGCTCAACGCCGTCATGCCGGACACCTCCCAGAAGCTCTGGGACTCCCTCGGCGCCGAGGCGTCCCTGGGCGCGCTCGCGGACCAGAAGGTCCAGGACGCGGGCGTCTGGGGCCTGCTGCCCGCGGGCTCGACGGTGACGAAGGGCGCGGTGCTCTTCCCGCGTCTCGAGGAGCCGAAGAAGGCCTAG